The nucleotide sequence CGACATGTCCTCCAGCTCACAGCACCCCGCACCCGCGCCGAGGAATCTCTCGGGCGCGGAAGCCGAGGATCTCGCGCTGTACCGGGAGAAGTTCCGGCGGCGTCTGCCGGAGTCGCTCGACGAGTTGCACGGCCCGACCCATGGGGTCGTGGAGCTTCCCCTGCACGTGGCCTGGTCCGGGATGACCTCGTACGACATGGGCAATCCTCGCCAGCGCATGGGCCTGTACCGCACTGTCCTGCACGAGGGCCTGCACGACGACCTGCCCAGCTTCCTCAACCAGGACCTGCTGCTCCAGATGTGGCCGGTGCTGCGGACCCTTGTCGGTCGCACCGTGCGCACCGTATGGGAAGACGCCTTCCCCCAGCTCGCCTCCCGCACCCGGGCAGCCGCGTGACGGACATGCCGGAGCTGCACGCACGGCTCCTGGCGGATGTGATCGCCATCGGCTCCCCATATCCACTGGTCCTCACCGGCGGATATGCCGTGCGGGCACACCGCCTCGTGAACCGCCCCAGCCAGGACCTCGACGTCGCCACCGAGAACCCGGCACCGATGGCCGACATCGCGGCAGCGCTCCGTAGCGGCCTGGAAGCACGGGGCTGGCAGGTGCAGGCGCTGGAGACCGCCCCGCTGTCCGCCCGCTTCACCGTGTCCGACCCTGCCACCGGGCAAGACTGCGAAGTGGACATCCTCAAGGAGATCTTCTGGCGGCCGGTCGCCCAGAGCCCGTATGGGCCCGTCCTCGCGGAGGAGGACGTGATCGGAACCAAGGTCCGCGCCCTCGCCGACCGCGGAGCGCCCCGCGATCTGATCGACGTGTTCGCAGCGTCCCGCCGCTGGAGCACGGCCGACCTCGAAGAATTTGGCCGCAGGCACGCACGCGGCCGATTCGAGCGCGAAGACCTACAGGCAAATCTCGCAGGAGCCGAGTGGACTGACGACGAAGCCTTCGCCGCCTACGGTCTTGACGACACTATGATCACCGCTCTCCGAGCGTGGGCTCTTGAGTGGGCCGACGATCTCGCCGCCCGTCTTCTCGAAGAGTCCGACGATCCGGACATCGACTGATCGCGTCTGGATGAGGTCGCATCTGCAAGCCGCCGACGAAGCTGCCCAGAGCACTGGTCAGGAAACCCCGCAGACAGGAAAGCGGCCGGTCGCGCGCTCCTACCACGTCGAGTACGCCAACTCTCGCTCACACGGCTCCAGGGCACCCAGACAGGCTACGAAACCCGGCAGCACTCACCTTTCGCGACTTATCATGATGAAACGCCCTGCCGCGAGCGGAGCCTTGAGCCGTGAAGTATGCGTTGACGGAGAAGCAGACCGCCGTGCTGCGAGAGATCGCGGCTGCTTCCGACGCTCTGATTCTCCCGCCAAGAGCCATCCACACGGCTTCGGCGCTTGAGAAGCGCGGACTGATCAAGAGGGCCTGGCGCGGCAGCCGACGCGTCTCGGTCGTCACTACGGAGGGCCGCTACTACCTCAAACACGGCAAGCACCCTCGGGAGGTGCAGGCGGAGAAGGACCGGCTGGAGAAAGACGCCGATCAAGCTGCGCGTGCCCCTGCCGACGGAACCGATCTGGTCTCCCG is from Streptomyces sp. NBC_01314 and encodes:
- a CDS encoding nucleotidyl transferase AbiEii/AbiGii toxin family protein, encoding MPELHARLLADVIAIGSPYPLVLTGGYAVRAHRLVNRPSQDLDVATENPAPMADIAAALRSGLEARGWQVQALETAPLSARFTVSDPATGQDCEVDILKEIFWRPVAQSPYGPVLAEEDVIGTKVRALADRGAPRDLIDVFAASRRWSTADLEEFGRRHARGRFEREDLQANLAGAEWTDDEAFAAYGLDDTMITALRAWALEWADDLAARLLEESDDPDID